From the genome of Pseudomonas sp. gcc21, one region includes:
- the pgeF gene encoding peptidoglycan editing factor PgeF yields MRSWLQAEWPAPERVRTCITTRQGGVSLPPWDSFNLGDHVGDDPDHVAANRARLAAETGSQPVWLEQTHSSLAVRAQPGTVLNADASWTDQPGIACTIMTADCLPVLFCDRVGSRVAAAHAGWRGLVGGVLESTIQALQTPADQLLVWLGPAIGPASFEVGAEVRDAFIADTAAAAAAFVPSINAGRYMADIYRLARLRLQAAGVTAVYGGGLCTVSDPLRFYSYRRDGQTGRFASLIWLNTSG; encoded by the coding sequence ATGCGCTCCTGGTTGCAGGCTGAGTGGCCCGCGCCGGAACGGGTGCGCACCTGTATTACGACCCGCCAGGGCGGCGTCAGTTTGCCTCCCTGGGACAGCTTCAATCTTGGCGATCACGTCGGCGATGATCCCGATCACGTCGCGGCAAACCGTGCGCGGCTGGCTGCCGAGACGGGTAGCCAGCCGGTATGGCTGGAGCAGACGCACAGTTCGCTCGCCGTGCGCGCCCAGCCTGGAACCGTTCTGAATGCTGACGCCAGCTGGACAGATCAGCCAGGCATCGCCTGCACCATCATGACCGCGGACTGTTTGCCTGTGCTGTTCTGTGATCGGGTCGGGTCGCGGGTGGCTGCGGCCCACGCCGGCTGGCGCGGACTGGTTGGCGGTGTACTGGAGTCAACCATCCAGGCTCTGCAAACCCCAGCCGACCAGCTATTGGTCTGGCTCGGCCCCGCGATAGGGCCAGCATCGTTCGAAGTGGGTGCGGAAGTGCGGGATGCATTCATTGCAGACACCGCCGCTGCCGCCGCCGCGTTCGTGCCTTCCATCAACGCCGGACGCTACATGGCAGACATCTATCGCCTGGCACGGCTACGGCTGCAGGCAGCGGGCGTTACTGCTGTGTATGGCGGTGGCCTGTGCACTGTCAGTGACCCGCTGCGTTTCTACTCCTACCGTCGAGACGGACAGACTGGCCGCTTTGCATCGCTTATCTGGCTGAACACATCTGGCTAA